A stretch of DNA from Pangasianodon hypophthalmus isolate fPanHyp1 chromosome 2, fPanHyp1.pri, whole genome shotgun sequence:
AGATTTAATCACACCAAAGACATGGACTCTATTCACTCAAACAACACCAGAGAATCTGCCTAGAAAATCTCTCAGATAGACTAGTTTTAACCTCGGAGAGCTAAACACATCCCTTTGTTTAGTCAGAAATCTCTACCAAGACCAGCTGCAGATTACCGAGAAGATATCATTGTTTCCAAAAGCTCACAGATATCATTAGGGTTCGATAATCTTCAGTGCACTCAGTTGTAATGAGGACTCCAGAAGGTGGACTGAAGGCAGAGAAAGGGTGGATGGTTGGTAAACGGATGGAAGAAGGATTACCTGAGGAGCAGCTGAGTATCTCTGGACAGCAGGGTCTTGATCTTTATCAGCACGTTCAAGCTGCACCATGTGTTAGccactttatcctacacacatacacacacgcagacacacacgaacacacacacacacacacacacacacacacacacacacacacacaatcaacaggACAGTTAAAATAACTATTTTTTCAATGATGGATCAAGAAGCATTTGTTTTCCTGTATGTGTACTACaatgttaataaatgatttCTAATCAAAAGTACAATGATATCACTATGATGTGGGGCTTCAAAATTTTCCATCGATATCAGTTACGCCAGGAGTTCACAAACCTTCTGCAGATAcagacccctttaactgtaaaattcaTTCCACAAACCCTCTCAGCATAATTTTATCAACATAATCTATAAATCATAATCTATACAAATATTCCACTCATTATTTAAACGTGTACAGTAATAGcctggctatttattggagccatgcAGCTTTTTATTCTAgaaccttccattgacataacacattaggtccaagttgagATTATTTATAGACGTACTTGTTTTTAAGTTTGGAGTAAACCCATTCAACAAAAGAATCCAGACAAACTGATTAATatctataaaaacaaacataaatacaatAGCTTTCATATTATGGTTTGGAGTAAATCAGAGTAACTGGGGTTCCTCACTCCCCACTTTGAGAACGAGTGAGTTACCCTAATGActattttttaatcttaaagTGAGTTCAAGAAAAATTTCCCCAAATATAGCTGACCCGTTGAGGCACCAAaggcatgtttggtgtctgaagctTATGCCTTCAGATGAAGCTTGTAGGTTCCCATTTACCAAACCAAATGTTAAATCATTACACACTCGTCTCAAACCAGGTCATGTTGTTAAATAATCTCCAGTAAACTTTGTGTATCTTTGACagcattcatttacaaaaatgtacataacTACATCAAAGAGCTAAACCATAGTAGTAGCCATCTTGAAgctttatcacttttttttccctcaatacATTGTTTGGTGTCACTCTACGCCACTATAAGACTAGGGTACAGCTGCAggttttaaaagtttaaaagcagAATTGCAAGTGATTCTGATGGTAATACAGATTCTATTTGATTCATAGATTATTTCTTCCCCAAAATTtatgtacaaatattttttgtatgatgaggatgggtttctttttgagtttggttcctcatgtcatctcagggagtttttccttgccactgtcgcctctggcttgctcagtaTCGATCTAGaactacatccggatttctgtaaagctgctttttgacaatgtctattgttaaaagcaccaTACAACTAAAACTGAATTAAGATTGAATGATTTAAGCACGCAGTTTACAAGTTAAACTGGAATCAGTACCGGTTCCTTCCGTTATAACTTCATTAACAAGACAAAAGAATTAAATTTTGGATCAAACATCTCTAATTGACTAGCTGGGGTTGAAATCTTCctttttaaatacagatttacattttaatatattttgaacTATTTAATGTGCAAACAACATTACTTCGATCATCAAACATATGATCTTCCTTACATCAATTACGATTACATTCAATCAAGaagtaattaaattaattaattaagtaattaattgatttaacattgattaattgattaattaattataattaattaattataattaattcaGTAATTAAACACTATACAACTAAaattgggaggaaaaaaaaggcaaatttcCAGTGTCAGTAAACACATACGCTGTCTGCATCAGAACCAGATACTCTTTAAATCCCAATAGCTGTAAGTCATAGTACCGGGTTACCAAATTTGACCTCACAACTATGGTGGGCTTCTTTAAATACACTGCAACTTCTGAAGAGAAAGCAAATAAGTGGCATTACTCTACATAATCATTTTCCAACTGAAAGTGCAATAAAAATTCCCCTGTGACATTTGCACAGCGAGGCTGGAGGTGACAAGCCACTCACTCCTGTCATGAGTTTCCCTGTCAAGCATGTGGCACGTCAAAAAAAGCTATGCACTTATTTGTAAACTCAGGCACACGGGGTCAAATGTGTGCGAGTCAGCTTGCGACTCCTCTTTCTGCATGCCAAGCACATTCCTGCACTCTGGCCACCCTAAAGCAGCGACAATCACATCATGGCCGCTGAACATTACTTATATCTATGTATggatttacatttctgtttctAATAGCACGTTTTTCCTCAGAGGCTTTTAGCAGTTATGCTTCACTGTGATTAGTATAAGTCATAAATCTGTAGCCTTGATTATAGGTTACTTGCAATAATGTCCACTTATGTCCACTAATGTCCATACAAACACAGCTGCTGCAactcacaagtgtgtgtgtgtgtgtgtgtgtgtgtgtgtggctgaagAAGACTCACTAAATACCCTTCTCATtgcaaatgtaaaaagtaattCAAGTCTATGTGTTTGGAATAATCTCCTGTACACTCTCCCCTCTGACCCTGGAGCAGTCTTGGATCTATTCCAGTGTCAAAATGTGTGACTTGTCTCCTGTTTGAGAGCCAGTCTGTCTGAACAGCATGCCCCCGACTCCATTTCTTTACGAGAGCAACTTGATGCTTGGCTGGAGTGACAACTAACACCTAGTTTGTCCTGGCCGTCTTGCTTACATGGACATTAATACTATTAGTTCAAGCAAGTAAGTGTCACCCTCACGGCCtgcctttacacacacacacacacacaaacacacacacataactctGGCATTTAGAATGCTGTCTCCCAAATGACACACActcctggacacacacacacactcaattcaTCAGCTAGAcaaactctctctttcacagcCATCGGAGTGTCCAGGTTAGAGTTGCTCACACTTTGTGTATTATGTTAGCATCATGTCACAAGCAAACGTCTGATGGACACTGGTTCGTgagccgcctcacagctccagggtcccaggctcaatcctgagcttgggttactgacCGTGTGGAGTTCcacatgttctccctatgtccgtgtgggtttcctcctggttctccagtttcctcccagctCCCAAAACCAGGCTGGTATGAGAACTGGTGACTCTAAActggccctaggtgtgaatgagtgtgtgaacgtgtgtgtgcatggtgatcGACTGGCGTTCCATGCGGCgtgtatttccacctcatgCCTAGTGTTTCTGGGACAGGCTTCCAGATctaccgtgaccctgaccaggacaaagtaGATACTAAAGAATTAGTGGCACCTCTATGGTAGGCTCAGGATATGTTTCAGAAGCAAGTTCCAAGGCTCTGATAAGGGAGAtgtcaaaagcaaaaaaaaataggcttcaggttttttaaatttaggcTGGTTCACAGCATCACGGTGAATGTCAAACTTCCTTCAGactaattctgattggttgaggcGGGGAGCTTGTGAACCCGGAAACATTGTAGCATAAATCTTTCATGGTGTAACGCTTCTTCCAGGGGTTTTAGAGTCAAATTGCCAATAGAACCCTTTAATCTGACTGCAAAGCCAgcattgctctgctgctgcGCACAAGCAAAAAGCATCCAAAAAGTGCTGATGTGCAGtgagataaaagagagagaagcgtCAAGCTGCAGCTCCTCTTGTCTCTGTGAGCATGAAATGCATGTTCATGTAGCCTAGCTAGCTAAAGGGTTGTGGTAGATAGCATGAATGATTGTTGGTAAAAAATAAACTGCGCAGAAACGGTGTATTAAATATTCTCTTTTAATATGTGAAATTCATGctctttttgctcttttgaAATTCTACTCATTTTCTTTGGAAAAATCTCAAAATGTTAAGACGTAATAACTCAATATCAGTGATTTAGAACCTTAGTGATGCTCAGATTTGGAAGTAGTGATTCTCAGTGTTGTCGCATTCACTATTTTGCTTTGTCTCCATTCACTCTGCAGTGAAATGCGAGACCTTCATTTAGTTTTTCAGTTTCTGCCTCCTAGTTGACAAGCACCTATGTGACAGCCTGCACGTGATGCCCTTACGTgttcacagatacacagatgcaGAAGTAATAATCCAGGCCTTTGTCTAGCCAAACTGTCTCTTACTCCATCTAATCTACCCATACAGGAAACACAATTTAAGGTGTTTCACATCTGCACTTTTAAGAGGTCATTTAATGGTAATTAATCAGGAGGTGGTTAAGTGTGAATGCAAGCCAGACTCGTAAttctaaaaattaaataaataaaataccgTAATCATCCAGGACAAGACCTAGGACGATTTACAGGAAATTATCACCAGAGCTTCTGTGAACTGAAGCCAATACAGCAAATAAAATGATGTGTCCTATTTATCCTATGATTAGCTGACGCCATTTGAGCATTCggatttaaaacattaacagCTGTTGTCCATTCCAGACTAAAGATGAGATTCTTAGTCAAATGAATAGCATAGTGTGTTATTTGCAATCATGGGCAAATTACCTGTAGACTCTCAGAAAGTCAATTAAGTACAGAAAAAAGTGCTAATAAGCAGACTCAGgggtttaaaatatatatttcatctAATCCATGATACTCCATGGGATGTGTTATACTattctgtgaatgtgtgcatgttcataaaataaaactacatgATTACAAAACATTGTTGTGGATTTTGAGTGTGAAAaacattatatgtaaatttctgtatgcatatgtacacacacagatattctGCATTTGGATTAGCATCCCAAGGGCATTTCCTGTGTGACCTCGCATTTGAAAGTTAGCTGACAGCGCAACGCAACATAACAGCAAAGCGTCAAATCACACCGACGTGCTGAAAAGCCCTGCATGTCCTCTTGCAGTAAATACAGcagatttatacacacactacttCCTGGACATTATTACAAAGTAAAACACACAACTTGGAAATGATGTGCAAATGATACCATTCAGCATTTCCTTCTTTCACTTGCCTTTAGTCTACTCCGATTATTTTTTCAACGTGTTAGTCGGAGCAGAGTGCATATCAGAGTGCATATCTGTGTACTGTAATTTCTCTACGCACTATATGATAAGAGGTGCATGATGGTCATTGATTTTGAAATTATCTTTGAAGAATCATACAACATGTTGGTGTGTAAAAGAATGAATTGAAAAACACATgcaatgaataataaaatgaaaaaaaaaaaggaaattattttATCTGTTCAAACTTGACTGGCCTACAGTGAAAGCTTGAACCTTTTGAGTTCGAGGACATACCTCGAATAAACCACGGTCAACTGGGAACAAGCGATGCAGAACCTGCAGGATCTGCTGTGGGTCTGACAGGAAAGGCAACCAGCAGAGGGCAAAAGTCACCAGCACAGTCAATGAGATCTTCACTAACAGAAGCAGTCTgcaagaataaagaaaaaaaaatcagcagagTAACAAACAGCTCACTTAAGACTTCTGTAGTGGCttatacaattaaaaacaattaatgCTAACTCAGCCTTTTAAAGTCCTCAGTATACAAAAATGGTatgggaaagagaaagaattctcaaatctgactaAAGGCTATGATGTAGTTGTGGCTACATAAAAAAACGCAggtttacagtatattaatgcagtcattctaatacattattgtttctatagttacaatgtacacagggacttgtatagtggatgcgccacataaacagataaaaatatgttgatatggtgaagttttttctGTGAAGaattgtttgtttaacatttatggaaggagtctccaggtcCCTGGagaactagtggttaggccacagcactctcactgctgcagcacaggtttgattcccggccagggaaccaaccccagccccTGGGGCTGCGTGCAACAATacgctctcagtgccagtcccaagcccgaattaaaaataaaaataaaaaattgtggagggttgcgtcaggaagggcatccggtgtaaaaactgtgctaaaTCAAATATCATCACGGATCAATGATTCCACTGTGGAatccgaaagaggaacaacatggaaggagtctccagtgccagagaTTTGTAccattcagaggtaaagctgtttctttagGTTTTctaccacaggaaagtcttcagaacagaggctttgtggtttcccagtaacatgacaagctgcatttttgtattattaacttccaaagagagaaataaatgacggaatgactgtttatagctgctgtaacatgaatgataacAGAAATTGACTTGTATTGCAGACATCCCACaatattatatgtaactataaagaaataaaaaagtatgtgttgtttgataaataaatattagcttTGGCAAATGGaggtggtataagaggaataaaacactttggaacatgTTCTcgggaaataatcaatgttgaGGTGCTAACGGTAACTCCGCTTCCAACATCCcatcattgattactttcctaaaaccacacaccccatcatgttttattcctgtcaTGGAACATGGTGTAACAGACAACAACCGCTCCTTGAGAATGTCATCAATGTCTTATATCCTTAAAAAGTTTCAGTTTGCTGTAGGTGTGTCTGTCTGAGCTGCTGACTCTTCTCAGCTGTAGTCGTAAAGCTGCACACACAGGCATAGCAGGGAGGGTAGAGCATggtcagagggtcatctggacaTATTTTTCCAAGTAATCGAACCCAACAATGCAATGGCTACCAAATGCCTTTGGTGCACTGTTACTATATCAACAAATGTAAAGTAGCATGAGTGTGAGTCAGGGTAATGAGAAGAAGAACCTGTAGGGCTGTGGAAGGGCCACGCTCTACACAGCTAGGAATGCTATCTAAGCGGTAATACCGGTACGACAGTCCTGGACTAGTTTCTAATGATTGTACATAATCTATTGGACTAAACTCATGTCTGGTCCTAAATGCAGTAGTTCATTTAAatgaagtcaagtcaagtggctttattgtcatttcaaccatagcTGGTACACTacacagtgaaaagaaacaatgttccttcaggaccatggtgctacataaaacaacacagaaccacatgagactacacattactacataaagagCACATGCAAGTGTGTGCAAAGAGCACAAGAcggtacaataactactaaaacaggacaacaggcacagtaagagacagtgcagcgctgactagtacacagtgtggaagtgtcagatataacaggtaatgcaaaagaataacaatacaataataataatgtgaatgtaaacaatCCTATTCCAATTCTAACTTCCGGATCATGCACACCATCAGTAGGTTTGGCGAAAAAAGAGGGACTAGTACATACAAGCACCTGATAGGCCATTTTACAACAGtgagttctggtccactaatttgattagTCGAACAGTGTGCCaagtataaccgcactgggacatttcactgcgTGTATCACTCTGCgcctctgtgttctccatgtaaaattccacttcctagttcgaaatGATTCTTATAGTAGAGTTAACAAACATCATCATGTACGCTCACAAATGAtaattttcagaaatataactcttcaaatatgaaagctcatcagatgaagatgaaaaggacgAAGGGATGCCAATTTTTCCAGAAGCGCCTTTAagaggaatgtacaaatcaatgtgagctagccaGTTACTcagtattaatttcttgtttatagaattgttgtataaaagcaatatcgcacgagCAAGAGTGTGGTTACGCTGAATATCAGCACTGCTGTGATTACCTACGGCCTTGTGCCTATGgctgaatcacagccgtgctgatattcagtataaccgcactcttgcttgAGCGATGTTTgcttaattataaaatatggaGCTGGATCAGTGAtactttggggctgttttgtgtGCTATTGGTTCAGTGGCTCTTGTGAAGATTGgtggcatcatgaattctgctatgTACAGGATATTTCAACCTAAAACCTGATTGCCTTTGACAGGAGGTTCAGACTTGGCCATAGTGCTTTCTACAATGTGAACAGACAAAGAtactttcaaataaaaataaaaatggttaaagaaacacaaaatcttTGTCAATCTCAAtctctggatttgaaccctACAAAACACCTGGGATCCAAACTGAATAGGGAAGTCAACATGCACAAATTTAAGAACATAAAGAAGCTTAAAATATTACTTACCCTTTGCCCAGAAGGCCCTGTTTAATACACCTGCCCAAGAGGTAGCAGAAGAAAGGCAACGAATGGTACAGCTCCATCTGTTTGTAGTTCAGAGCCAAGGTGAAGGCCAGAGACCCAAGCAGGTCCCGACCCAAACCGAGTCCCACTACACCCAGCAACGCCAAGCCCAGACTCACACTGTTATATCTGACCAGGAGTTAAGGCTTGCTGCAAACTGCTGCGgcaataattaattcattactgCATAAGGACAAAAACGACAGAGAATTCACATGTTAAAGGATACTGAAAATGACCAAAGTCCACTAGGATGAGTCCTGGATACAGTAGgatacacagagctgtagcagCCTTGAAAAGAAGaggaacacaaaacacaatatagataaaaatgaattgtatGATTAAAGCAATGATTAAAGGCCAGACAACCAAGTTACCTTCTTTCTGTAGGATCCTTCGCTGAGGTAGAAGCAGTACAGAAGGACTGCTGGaatgtatatcagtatatctgAGAAGAGAACTGGGGAGTGGGGAGAGAGGAATGTCAGAGGAACatcaaaaaacagaaattaacttgttttcatggacgttccacaatattaaatgtattaatatacgAAGGAATACAAAGCAcgatgtgtcgttcattaataaataataaaatgtaatcattgtcaAATTGCTACAgcataagaggaattaaacacttggggaatgtgctgttataaaaaaaaaacaaaaaaactttttttgcaaggcatcacaccaccctatctTTGATTATCCGCTAACAACACGCTCCggcttgttttattccttacatattccTCACATTTTCCTCACATTTAACATATTTCATAACAATACGTAATGCATTATAACTAATCAGGGTATCTACAAATATCTTCAGATTAAATGTAATACTTTAATGCGACAAATGTAATTTAAGCACATAGTTGGACTGGTGACATACCAGATTTcataataacacacaaaagGAAATTTGTCTATTTGCGTTAATTACACAGTTAGACAAGAAGCACAtcattcactaaaaaaaaaagaaaatatatatatatatatatatatatatatatatatatatatatatatatatatatatatatgtatgtatgtatgtatgtatgttatatatatatatatatatatatatatatatatatatacacacacacacacacacacacacacacacacatatatatatatatatatatatataaaatgtaatactttataaataaatatatatatatatatatatatatatataaatatataagtatatatatataaatatataagtaaataaatatataaagtactACGTAAGGTCTGTATagtcatttttacaaatttttttttttacattttaaaagaatatgTACACCCTATAGCACTGTAACATGATATACAATGAGATACAAGATGTTCTGATATGGAGATGATAATCCTCCACATACTGATCAAGAACTGTATGAGAGCATTAACATACGGTTTAAGCGGTTCACAAAAGTAACAACAGAGCAATTTTGCTCTCCCCATACCATCCACAAAGTGAATGTTAGTGCAGTTTAACAGTTAAGACAGTATCTAATTTCACTAAATGTGTGTAACACGATGTAAAATGGTTCAGAAAACagaatttaatttgtatttaaaaccatttaatatttattatggcCTTCAATTTGTTAAATGTAAATTCTGACCAGTTTTTAAAACTTGCAGACTCCCTAATGGCcacatatacaaaaataaataaataaataaatacttgttgttccataaattataaaatgcacATAAACATCCATGCTTACCTGTGGCCCTCATGAATAATTTATGAGAGGCACTCTCGTAACCTCTGGAAGTACGCAACTCCACCCAGGCAGGATTAATCAGCTTTgcactacacacagacaaaatatGACAATCATAAACAAATCAGTGTTGGAATTAATTTTGGTGTCCATAGCAACAGGGTCTTACACTTAGAAATTCTTTACTAGTATGAAAGATTATGAAGATTAAGATGACAATAGggtattatttatttcttatgaCTTGTACGAGGTCAAACAAAATCCATTCCTCAaatttgtatacatttttcCATGACCTCAGGATGGTCACAGAGCATGAAGCTCAAGTATGACACTTACACACGAGCACATAAGAGACTGTGGTAGGCTGTTAGTGGAGGATAATCCAGACCCCAGTAGTTCAGGTCATTGTCTGTAGTGTTGAAGTACCTTTAAGAGTGCAGAAACAATATTGTAGCGTCATGAAACAGTGAAACTGAAATTgttcttatcattattataccacagcactgttgaattcctgcatttgattggccagaaggtggtgattaatgtTCTGGTAACTGTAGCTCTGATATTAGTACCAGCTGTCattcaaatcataggtttatattaatacacttctAATAttcttttctatagtaataactcaGTCGCAGGGTCTTGTATAACGGACATTCGCTCATGCTCTAATAACTGACttgaaaaacataaaatgtgctgttatctgacagaaaaatgtatgatcattgatattgtgaaagtttctgtaagaaaatgtttatttaacattgatggaaggagtctccagtgtcagtgctttgtaacagtcagtatgttttctgaTACAGGCTgtcggtaacgtgacaagctgcatcaAGGTTTTaatctgggttctccagtttcctccaacctccctaCAACATGAGAGTGGATGGACTGGCTACTCTGAACTGCTGttaggtgtgagtgagtgtgtaaatgtgtgtgtggtacccTGCAATGGTCTGGCTCCCCATACAGCgagtattcccacctcatgcccagtgttcctgggataagctctggaATCAcactgaccctgaccaggataaagtgcttaccaaagaggaatgaatgaagtcCAGAAATGGGGGTGAggatatgattgtttatagctgctataacatatgtgacaacaggaacaaacttgtttctccaatgtaactataaacagataaaaagtaagatgtgtcattcatttaaaagaaattgtaatcattacCAAATTGTTGTGAtgtaagaggattaaaacacttcaggacatgctgttactgcAAAACAATAAActttgtcattgattattttgcaaTGACCATACGCCCTGTTGTGATTTATGTTCTTACTTAATAAAGgggtttatatataaaatagattcTTAGCGATAGGAAATGCATGAATGAAccaaccattcctgaacagggAGACTGTACGTCACTTCCTGCCAGTGCCTCTGTGCTTCATAATCCCCAAACATCGGTGGTTTGCCAGCGCCTGTTTTTGgtatcaacaacaacaacaacaacaacaacttgaTCAAGTGTTCTTCTTGAACCCCTAAGCGAAGGGGTAAATATTACTCTTTACGCTGTAGTTCTCACAGTTCATCTTTAAACCACTGCACGAGCTACTAACCTGAGTAAGAGTTAAAAGACACAGCCCATCTCGCCGTTAGTGCAAGcaaaacacacagtgaaataaGGCTCCAGTTCTCCATGTCTGGTAGCCTTTAGAATGCTACAGTTCACAACCATTAAGTGCTAAAACCGTTCTGAATCCTTGCAAGTTTTCCTCAACGCTGCAGCCACCGCTTCCTGAAACATCACGTCAGCACAACGACGCCTCAGGTAACACACTTCTACATCTCATAACCACGCAGAACTTTCCACCCAGATGATATGAAGATCAGAAGGGCGGTCATTCGCTCGAGCGGCGCTTACTGATGACGTAACAGCCTGTCAGTTTAAAAAGGGAGTAGCTGCACGCTTGAAATCAGTGCACTCAGCTAACAAACAGGTATGAGCGaggtatacatacatacatacatacatacatatatatatatatatatatatatatatatatatatatatatatacctcgCTTATACCtgtttgtttatatgtgtgtgttgtatgtgtatgtatgtgtatatacacacatctgtTTTCACAAATGAAATTTGTAATTATAGTTAACACATGATGATAATTATAGAAGTAGTTTGACCCAAAATGAAATTCACACGGTTGTCCCATTGAcctcaaatgaataaaataacaaaagctGCACTGTTATTCAGTGACCAACCAAAAAGGTAGCTCTCATGTCAC
This window harbors:
- the alg6 gene encoding dolichyl pyrophosphate Man9GlcNAc2 alpha-1,3-glucosyltransferase — its product is MENWSLISLCVLLALTARWAVSFNSYSGAGKPPMFGDYEAQRHWQEVTYSLPVQEWYFNTTDNDLNYWGLDYPPLTAYHSLLCARVAKLINPAWVELRTSRGYESASHKLFMRATVLFSDILIYIPAVLLYCFYLSEGSYRKKAATALCILLYPGLILVDFGHFQYNSVSLGLALLGVVGLGLGRDLLGSLAFTLALNYKQMELYHSLPFFCYLLGRCIKQGLLGKGLLLLVKISLTVLVTFALCWLPFLSDPQQILQVLHRLFPVDRGLFEDKVANTWCSLNVLIKIKTLLSRDTQLLLSFAMTLLFILPSSIKLLTKPTLWQFKLALVNSSLAFFLFSFQVHEKSILLPALPVCLLMNELPLMATWFLVASTFSMLPLLLKDGLFLPYVVTSLAFLYFSVYLLSALERSSEEELRLGPCHKLTQYCLSKHTFSLLIKCTFGASMVVMAGLSFTSVAMDPPAKLPDLFPVLVSVFSFFQFLALLLYFNLVQLTELTNKKGQKKTN